The proteins below come from a single Stomoxys calcitrans chromosome 1, idStoCalc2.1, whole genome shotgun sequence genomic window:
- the LOC106092314 gene encoding putative uncharacterized protein DDB_G0271606: MNNQMNSAVRKIHNLLSSGAVTVTGPNQPRILKQKIVGSGTTVVSSGLTNNIQQQQQIGTSSNRCYVCDDALGANSAQHPLTEMQTTHTTTKFPNKIGQLVGDAFMVIVSVEDVVCSRCTNLINYLDRLENDVERVKTNLMNLLHKKYGLNDDSGGGAGNTTATVAGGGVSTVTSVTTNNISSQQTPPTKLQKLNSGAAVSAVQQMKISTPSTTSIQHQSAGTQTLQRKTTKIYKCLSCEYKTSDMRLFNTHYETCKHQNFQCKNCKKIFPNFGAMKQHMVREHNTPMDNTCAVCHINFVSEQALRKHMEINHSTSVVVTSTTTLPVSQVAAAPAADSITSAVNAQSGAGTTTALYTCNHCQFKSTDKVLFDEHMRKHMAGIKSKPFKCRLCAQRFETREAATTHAKQHQGNVFKCGTCSMSFPKREMLVKHFEEHQHQQQQQQQQVQVQQQQMITIKQQPAQTQNSLTTQKLLQETIDEALSDSTTPVSASGAGDVAASAANNIRFFSCHICSLTFIQENYYNQHMETHRRDSSVHKKSTAGGNNLSTLNAAALLSEAAQQEANEMSHQDLNVHHSQQQQQANALGTTGGATFSEADIESIFEKMHSDKGDNGNVVTTTTSASGNSDQVVITSQAGTGGGITFNITLPGQETAAVTTSVDDQMKNTPTTTTAPVSVSIDMPMLDQPDESTHSAASNATPPSASSSGDLKDDTETNKPTASGPVSMPSLDDDNEEPPADPTTASSSGDTAAPLASGNEDSTTKETEPQQSTEENAKPATEEAEMKSSEAVATEGGSSSSSSENPDSAEQTTAETTAPTSSAESSQETAAAAGATDEHQEQQGSGEATAEDSENQTHEQQLAAAEAAAASEAGGEQHVAMELDEASMQAQVDGGQIKFILNESGQLLQLDNHIITDADGNQILVQDPEQIQQLLQSVGVLQSGEGLDGETLQMMTDGNGQMVLVQGENNETQLIDASLLNSEGQLVIQQSQDGEGGAHVIGEDGTRIPVSVSYTEDGQPIVQVQQQVLEAASADSESGMEKDASEVSEATGNAEKMAMGTD, translated from the exons ATGAATAATCAAATGAATAGTGCGGTGCGGAAAATACATAATCTGCTTTCGAGTGGAGCTGTAACGGTCACTGGGCCAAATCAACCAcgtattttgaagcaaaaaattgTCGGTTCTGGCACGACCGTTGTATCATCTGGTCTAACCAATAatatacaacagcaacaacaaatcgGAACAAGCAGCAATCGCTGTTATGTGTGCGACGATGCTCTGGGCGCCAATTCGGCTCAACACCCTTTGACCGAAATGCAAACAACGCATAcgacgacaaaatttcccaataaaATTGGCCAATTGGTCGGCGATGCATTTATGGTTATTGTCAGTGTGGAGGATGTGGTGTGTTCCCGTTGCACGAATTTGATCAATTATTTGGATCGCCTGGAGAACGATGTGGAGCGTGTCAAGACAAATTTGATGAATTTGTTGCACAAGAAATACGGACTGAATGATGATAGTGGTGGTGGGGCAGGAAATACCACAGCGACTGTAGCTGGAGGCGGTGTTTCGACGGTGACAAGTGTGACCACAAATAATATATCATCGCAGCAGACACCGCCAACTAAATTGCAAAAGCTAAATAGTGGAGCAGCAG TGAGCGCTGTGCAACAAATGAAGATCTCCACACCATCGACCACATCGATACAGCACCAATCGGCTGGCACCCAAACTCTTCAGCGCAAGACCACCAAAATCTACAAGTGTCTGTCGTGCGAGTACAAGACCTCGGACATGCGCCTCTTTAACACCCACTACGAGACATGCAAACATCAGAATTTCCaatgcaaaaattgcaaaaagatctTCCCCAATTTCGGTGCCATGAAACAGCACATGGTGCGAGAGCACAACACCCCCATGGATAACACGTGCGCAGTGTGCCACATAAACTTTGTCAGCGAGCAGGCTTTGCGCAAGCACATGGAGATCAATCACAGCACCAGTGTGGTGGTTACGAGCACAACAACACTGCCTGTCTCACAAGTGGCCGCAGCACCAGCCGCAGATTCCATTACATCGGCAGTGAATGCCCAATCTGGCGCGGGCACCACTACAGCCCTTTACACTTGCAATCACTGTCAATTCAAATCCACGGACAAGGTGTTGTTTGACGAGCACATGCGCAAACACATGGCCGGCATAAAATCGAAACCATTCAAATGTCGCTTGTGCGCCCAACGCTTTGAGACCCGTGAAGCCGCCACCACTCATGCCAAACAACATCAGGGCAATGTATTCAAGTGTGGCACTTGTTCCATGTCCTTCCCCAAGAGGGAGATGCTGGTGAAGCATTTCGAAGAACATCagcatcaacagcagcagcaacaacagcaggtTCAGGTACAGCAACAGCAAATGATAACGATCAAGCAACAGCCTGCACAAACTCAGAATTCGCTTACGACCCAGAAACTTCTGCAAGAAACTATCGATGAAGCCTTGAGCGATAGCACAACGCCGGTCTCTGCATCGGGGGCTGGTGATGTGGCCGCCAGTGCGGCCAATAACATAAGATTCTTTTCGTGTCACATATGTTCTCTGACCTTCATACAGGAGAACTACTATAACCAACACATGGAGACCCATAGGCGAGATTCGAGTGTTCACAAAAAATCTACGGCTGGTGGAAACAACTTGTCTACCCTCAATGCTGCTGCTCTGTTGAGCGAAGCGGCCCAGCAGGAAGCAAATGAAATGTCACATCAAGATTTGAATGTTCATCATtcacagcaacaacagcaggcCAATGCCTTGGGCACCACTGGAGGAGCCACCTTTTCCGAAGCCGACATTGagagtatttttgaaaaaatgcacTCGGACAAAGGCGACAATGGCAACGTTGTTACCACCACAACATCTGCTTCTGGTAACAGCGATCAAGTGGTTATAACTTCACAAGCCGGTACTGGCGGCGGTATTACGTTCAACATCACTTTGCCCGGGCAAGAAACTGCAGCAGTCACTACCAGCGTAGATGATCAGATGAAAAATACCCCCACTACCACTACCGCTCCTGTTTCTGTCAGTATAGATATGCCCATGTTGGATCAACCAGATGAATCAACACACTCTGCTGCCAGCAATGCGACTCCACCCAGCGCATCTTCGAGTGGTGATTTGAAAGATGACACTGAAACGAATAAGCCAACAGCCAGTGGCCCAGTTAGTATGCCCAGCTTAGACGACGATAATGAGGAACCGCCTGCTGATCCAACAACAGCTTCTTCATCAGGGGATACAGCCGCCCCCTTGGCGTCTGGCAATGAGGATTCCACGACTAAAGAAACGGAGCCACAACAAAGCACAGAAGAGAACGCAAAACCTGCCACAGAAGAAGCGGAAATGAAATCGTCAGAAGCGGTAGCAACAGAAGGCGGCTCTTCAAGTAGTTCAAGTGAAAATCCTGATTCAGCTGAGCAAACAACTGCCGAAACAACGGCACCAACATCCTCCGCGGAATCTTCACAAGAAACTGCAGCAGCCGCCGGAGCTACAGATGAACATCAAGAGCAACAGGGAAGTGGTGAAGCAACTGCCGAGGATAGCGAAAACCAAACACATGAGCAACAGTTAGCTGCCGCCGAAGCTGCTGCAGCATCCGAAGCCGGCGGTGAGCAGCATGTGGCTATGGAGTTGGATGAGGCTTCTATGCAAGCCCAAGTGGATGGAGGACAAATAAAATTCATCCTCAATGAAAGCGGCCAATTGTTGCAGTTGGACAACCACATTATCACTGATGCCGATGGCAATCAAATTCTCGTCCAAGATCCCGAGCAGATTCAACAGCTATTGCAATCAGTTGGTGTTTTGCAATCAGGCGAAGGTCTCGATGGCGAAACTTTACAAATGATGACCGATGGCAATGGACAAATGGTCCTTGTGCAGGGTGAAAACAATGAGACCCAATTAATTGATGCATCTCTACTGAATTCGGAGGGTCAATTGGTTATACAACAATCGCAGGATGGCGAAGGTGGCGCACATGTCATTGGTGAAGATGGTACACGCATTCCCGTCTCAGTGTCATATACAGAAGATGGACAACCAATTGTACAGGTACAACAGCAAGTGTTGGAAGCAGCGAGTGCCGACAGTGAAAGTGGTATGGAGAAGGATGCTTCAGAGG TTTCTGAAGCGACGGGTAATGCCGAAAAAATGGCGATGGGTACGGATTAG
- the LOC106094984 gene encoding aminomethyltransferase, mitochondrial: MIRTALAQHLGRSATLLPSCVGGARLFASAGSAGERTALYDFHVKHGGKIVNFGGYSLPVQYADQGIAASHVHTRKFASIFDVSHMLQTYIRGKDAIECMESVCTADIRGAGNGTGSLTVFTNDQGCILDDLIVTRVQDDLLYVVSNAAMKQQDMGIMEAAVNSFKGKGKDVSIEFLRSDDQSLIALQGPTAVAALSQVAAGDLSKLHFMNTMVTEVAGVKDVRITRCGYTGEDGVEISVTSSQVETVTEVLLSQTKQQVKMAGLGARDSLRLEAGLCLYGSDIDNKTSPIEAALAWLVAKRRRAEENFPGANIVNQHLKQGVQRRRIGLTMSASAKPPPARAGVEIYKDSQKVGHITSGCPSPSLGFNIAMGYIKEELKKPGCAVQLKIRDKFYDAQTAKMPFVKTNYYVKPKQ; encoded by the coding sequence ATGATAAGAACGGCTCTCGCGCAACACCTTGGCAGATCTGCGACACTTCTTCCTTCATGTGTGGGAGGGGCGCGACTATTTGCCTCTGCTGGCTCGGCAGGCGAACGTACCGCCTTGTACGACTTCCATGTGAAGCATGGAGGCAAAATTGTTAATTTCGGTGGTTATTCTCTGCCAGTGCAGTATGCCGATCAGGGCATTGCCGCCTCGCATGTACACACCCGCAAATTCGCCTCTATATTCGATGTTTCCCACATGCTACAAACTTACATACGTGGCAAGGATGCCATCGAGTGCATGGAATCGGTGTGCACGGCTGATATTCGGGGTGCCGGCAATGGCACTGGCTCTCTGACCGTTTTCACCAATGACCAAGGCTGTATTTTGGACGATTTGATTGTGACGCGGGTTCAGGATGATTTGCTCTATGTGGTCTCAAATGCTGCCATGAAGCAACAGGATATGGGTATAATGGAAGCTGCCGTTAATAGTTTCAAGGGCAAAGGCAAGGATGTGAGCATTGAGTTCCTGCGTTCCGATGACCAATCGCTGATAGCCTTGCAAGGACCCACCGCTGTGGCCGCTCTGTCTCAGGTGGCCGCTGGAGATTTGTCCAAATTACACTTCATGAACACCATGGTTACGGAGGTGGCCGGAGTCAAAGATGTTAGGATCACACGTTGCGGCTATACCGGTGAAGATGGCGTCGAGATTTCCGTAACCTCCAGCCAAGTGGAAACCGTCACCGAGGTGCTGCTGTCACAGACCAAGCAGCAGGTAAAAATGGCCGGTTTGGGAGCTCGTGACTCTTTGCGCCTTGAGGCTGGTCTCTGTCTGTATGGCAGTGACATTGACAACAAGACCTCACCCATTGAGGCAGCCCTTGCTTGGTTGGTGGCCAAGAGACGCAGAGCCGAAGAGAATTTCCCCGGGGCCAATATTGTCAATCAGCACCTAAAGCAAGGCGTACAACGTCGACGCATTGGCTTGACCATGAGTGCCTCCGCTAAGCCACCGCCAGCCCGTGCCGGAGTTGAGATCTACAAGGATTCCCAGAAAGTGGGTCACATTACCAGTGGCTGTCCCAGTCCTTCGTTGGGTTTCAACATTGCCATGGGCTACATCAAGGAGGAGTTGAAGAAACCCGGCTGCGCGGTCCAATTGAAGATACGCGACAAATTCTACGATGCCCAAACTGCCAAAATGCCATTTGTTAAGACTAATTATTATGTTAAGCCAAAACAATAG